The following DNA comes from Leifsonia sp. 1010.
TGGTCGTGCTGGTGATCGGCGTCAACCTGGTGGCCGACGGCCTGAGGGATGTCGGCGACCCGACCCGCAGGAGGTCTCGATGATTGCCGACGGGAATGCGGCGGGCGCCCTCCTCGAGGTCGACGGCTTGAGTATCGCGACGCGGGACGGCGACGTGCTGGTGAGCGACGTATCGTTCCGTCTCGCCGCGGGGGAGCGGCTCAGCCTGATCGGCGAGTCCGGCTCCGGAAAATCGCTGACGTCGTTCGCGCTCACGGGCCTGCTGCCCGAAGGACTGCGGGCGACCGGCAGCGTCCTGCTCGACGGCGTGCCGGTCATCGGCGCTCGCGAGCGCGACCTGGTCGCGCTGCGCGGCCGGGTGGCGTCGACTGTCTTCCAGGAGCCGATGACTGCGCTCGACCCGCTCATGCGCCTCGGGCGCCAGGTTGCCGAGCCGCTCCGCCGGCACCTCGGGCTGCGCGGCGACACCTTGCGTCGGGCGGTGCACGACGCGCTCGCCGAAGTCG
Coding sequences within:
- a CDS encoding ABC transporter ATP-binding protein, translating into MIADGNAAGALLEVDGLSIATRDGDVLVSDVSFRLAAGERLSLIGESGSGKSLTSFALTGLLPEGLRATGSVLLDGVPVIGARERDLVALRGRVASTVFQEPMTALDPLMRLGRQVAEPLRRHLGLRGDTLRRAVHDALAEVGLPEPERIAHAYSWEISGGQRQRVAIAAALACRPQLLIADEPTTALDVTVQADVLALLERLVAERGMALLFVSHDLAVVSRMAQRALVLRQGRVVEEGAIERLLSDPRDPYTAELVRSARELDSALELP